The DNA sequence TAAAGGTCATATTAACGATCTGATCCGCTGCGTCGGCTCCGTTGTTCATAGGTCTTTTCCTCCTTCCTTTGCTGGATTTCCTCCTGCTTAATCCGGGACAGCTTTTTCTGCATTTCCCCAGAACGGGACAGGATGTCCGCACAGAGCTTTACTTGCTTACGGAGCAGGCTGATTTGTTGGGAAAGCCCGGAGATCTGCCCCTTGTATGCCGAAACTTGCTTATCGTTCTTGCACCGGCGTATCCGGTTATAAAGAGCTTTGCGGGAGTCAAACAAAGTAGTCATTTCCTGCTGTAATCCCTGCTTATAGGTGAGAAGCTGCTCTTTGCTCGAAATATGGCGGGCGCAGAGTAGCTTTGTTTGGGCGGTAAGTTCCTTCATGTGCCGGAGATCCTCGCGCAATAAAAAATGCGTCCTTTTGCTGGACGCGGATTTTTTTGGCAAAATGCCCATTTTATAGAGGTAGTGAAGGTAAAGTGCCTGCATACCGGTAAGCTTTTTTGTGGCTTTCAAGTTCTTACTACTCCGGATGGCATAGCGTTTTCGCTTTGGCTCCGGAAATGAATGTGGCCGTTTCGGAGCGCGGTTTCGAAGAATCCGCTGCTTAATAGCTTCCTCGGCATAATCGTCGCCCAAAGTTTTCAACCGAACAAAACGTTCTTTTCCCGGGGGACGCACCGCCATATATTTTACACCCGTTTTTACCTCGTAGCCCTGTTGACGTAGGGCGACGATAAATTGCGTGAAGGTAATGGATGCGGCAACGGCTTTGTCCACATCCTTGCGGATGAGGCCTCGCCAGGTGGCTTTTCCTTCCTGTTCGGCCTGCCACTCGGCGTGGTGCTTGGATTTGCCCCACTGCGGGTTTTCGATGACGGACAGGGCGTATTCCCGACACAGCCGGTCGGAAGTCTCCCGCATGAGGGCATAGGTAGCGTTGTTGTCGTAGTACCGCTTGCCGTCCGCGAAGGATACGGAGTTGAGAACAAAATGATTATGAAGGTGATGCTTGTCAATATGGGTGGAAACCACCACCTCAAAGCGGTTACCCCAAAGTTCTTTTGCCAGCTTTACACCGATGTGATGGGCGGCTTCGGGAGTAGCTTCTCCCGGCATAAAGGATTGATAGCCGTGGAAGGCAAGGATGCCGTCGGTTTTCTGGAATTGCAGCTTTGTCCGGGTCATTTGCTCACAGGCAATAACCGGATCACAATTGATACCGGTTACGTAAAACTGTTTTTCAGTCTTATCATCCTGTGCGGTATATTCCAGCACGTTGCGAAGCCCCTGGAAATCCGGATTTGAGAAATCGAGGTTCTCTGTTTTCTGGGGATTAACGGCATAGTTGATTACCCGATCAAGGCGGTCTTTTACATCCCATATTGCTGTGGTCGCCATCTTCATTTCTCCTTTCCGGCGACGTGACCGCTGCCTGGATGTCCAGCACGGTCTTTCTCAGCCGGGTGGCTTCATACTGGAATAGAGTCCGGTCAATGTGCCCCGTGGCATTAGCCTTGGCCGCGATTTGGTTCAAGTTGACGCCAATGGCGCGAAGCTCGCGCATCATGGCGTAGTAATCGGGTGGAGGAAGTTCTTTGGGCACATAACCGTTAATGAGAGTACGGATAAAGGTTTCCTGGGACAGACCCGATTTCTTTACCTGCTTGGCAAGGTTCTGCCGTTCTTTGGTGTCCAGTCGTACAAGAATTGGAATATTGCGTTTTCTCATCGTGCCTGCTCCTTAGGCTTGGGCTGGGAGAGTTCCTTTTCCTTTTTCATAGCAATCCGCGCAGCCTGATTGAGGATGGCGGGATGTTCATATAAGTTTAGGGCGAAAATACGCAGAGGCTCTTTTTCTTCCGCAGGTGCCGGTTGGATTTCCGGATAGCGGTTCGCCCAAGCTTTGACTTTACTGGAGTAACGCTTGTCCCAAGGAGCTTCCCGGATAGTGTTGGACAGCAAAAGGGACACATTCTCCAAGCCATGTGTCCCAATAAGCTGTTCCATAAACTTCTTTAATGTGTTGCTGTTGTACGCCTGCGATAAGGCACAGTCATCCATCATGGCTTTTTTGCAGTCCCGCAATTTGTAGTAGTATTCATTACGCCATTGGTCTATAGTGCCATAATTTCCCATTCATTTTCCTCCCTTTCGT is a window from the Dehalobacter sp. DCA genome containing:
- a CDS encoding relaxase/mobilization nuclease domain-containing protein, producing the protein MATTAIWDVKDRLDRVINYAVNPQKTENLDFSNPDFQGLRNVLEYTAQDDKTEKQFYVTGINCDPVIACEQMTRTKLQFQKTDGILAFHGYQSFMPGEATPEAAHHIGVKLAKELWGNRFEVVVSTHIDKHHLHNHFVLNSVSFADGKRYYDNNATYALMRETSDRLCREYALSVIENPQWGKSKHHAEWQAEQEGKATWRGLIRKDVDKAVAASITFTQFIVALRQQGYEVKTGVKYMAVRPPGKERFVRLKTLGDDYAEEAIKQRILRNRAPKRPHSFPEPKRKRYAIRSSKNLKATKKLTGMQALYLHYLYKMGILPKKSASSKRTHFLLREDLRHMKELTAQTKLLCARHISSKEQLLTYKQGLQQEMTTLFDSRKALYNRIRRCKNDKQVSAYKGQISGLSQQISLLRKQVKLCADILSRSGEMQKKLSRIKQEEIQQRKEEKTYEQRSRRSGSDR
- the mobC gene encoding plasmid mobilization protein, encoding MRKRNIPILVRLDTKERQNLAKQVKKSGLSQETFIRTLINGYVPKELPPPDYYAMMRELRAIGVNLNQIAAKANATGHIDRTLFQYEATRLRKTVLDIQAAVTSPERRNEDGDHSNMGCKRPP
- a CDS encoding DUF3849 domain-containing protein; translated protein: MGNYGTIDQWRNEYYYKLRDCKKAMMDDCALSQAYNSNTLKKFMEQLIGTHGLENVSLLLSNTIREAPWDKRYSSKVKAWANRYPEIQPAPAEEKEPLRIFALNLYEHPAILNQAARIAMKKEKELSQPKPKEQAR